A window of Clostridioides sp. ES-S-0010-02 genomic DNA:
TAGCTTCATCTTTACACATTTCATGTACTGTATCATGTATAGCATCTAATCCTAATTCTTTAGCTCTCTTAGCTAATTTTAATTTCCCATCAGTTGCACCATATTCAGCGTCAACTCTAACTCTTAAGTTTTCTTTTGTATCTGCAACTACAACTTCTCCAAGAAGTTCTGCAAATTTAGCAGCATGTTCAGCTTCTTCAAAAGCTATTCTCTTATATGCTTCTGCTACTTCTGGATATCCTTCTCTATCAGCTTGTCTACTCATTGCTAAATACATTCCTACTTCTGTACATTCACCAGTAAAGTTAGCTCTTAATCCTTCGATTATTTCTGCATCCACACCTTGAGCTACTCCTATTCTATGTTCGTCAGCCCAAACCATTTCACCTTTCATTTCTTCGAATTTATCAGCTCCAACTTTACATACTGGACATTGTGCTGGTGCAGCATCTCCTTCATGTATATATCCACATACTGTACAAACAAATTTTTTCATAATTAAATTCCTCCCAATTTTATATTAATTAAATTTTTATTTTAAAGTTTAATAACTTGCTACAAGAATATATATACCCCATGTACTATAGTTTAAACACTAAAAATAAAATTTATTTCCTAATTAATTTTATCACTTTGAAACATTGGTATCAACTAAGTTTTGATGTCAAATTTCTACATAATATATACTTTATTTGATTAATTAGGAAACAATTGTCTATTTAAATACTTTCTAGTGAAGAATCTTTTGACTCTTTAAGTTCTACTTTTTTACTTTTTAAAAATGATAATTTAGTTTCTGCTGTTATAATTGCACCAAATATCAATATACTACCAATAACTAATTTGGCTGTAATAGGTTCTTTTAAAATTATTATAGAAAATATAGTCCCAAATATAGCTTCAGTAGATAGTATTATGGCTGTTCTAGTTCCATCAACTCTCTTTTGACATATAGTTTGGAATAAAAACCCTATTGAAGTACTAAATATAGCTAAATATATAGTTCCCATATATCCAGACAATTCAGCTTCCATTTTCAACTGTCCTGCAAATGTCTGAACTACTAAAGACAGTAAAAATGCTACAGTAAATTGAATAGCTGTTAATGCCATTGGATTGTTATCTTTAGCAAATTCGCTAGTAAAGAATATATGAAATGCAAATCCAAATGAACATATCAGTGTTAATAAATCTCCAAAATTAATAGAGAAATCAGCCTCTAAAGAAAGTATACCTATACCTACAAGAGCTACTAAACTACTTATTAATCCTATTTTATCTAGTTTTCTTCTATAAAGTATAAATCCTATGAATGGAACTATTACAACATTTGCTGCTGTTATAAATGCATTTTTAGATGGTGTAGTGTACATAAGTCCAATGGTTTGTACTGTAAAGGCTAAAAATAAAAATATTCCTAAAAGCCCTCCTGCTTTTAATAAATGCTTTCCCATATTGGCACGAATTTGTTTAAAAAATAATAAATTCATAATTACAGCTGCCAAGAAAAATCTTATAGTTATTATTTGTAGAGGTGTAAGCCCACCATCTAGTGCAAATTGGGTTGCTACAAAGCCACTTCCCCATATAATTGCTATGAATATTAGTCCTATTTCTCCAAAGTATTTTTTCAATAAAGCCCCCTCCTTTTTATTTTTTTGCAAAATTATAAACCCCCTAAACAGCAAGAGAGTTTTTCTATAAGCATTACTATAAATTTATATAGTTATAGTAAATTTTTTCAGTATTTTAAATCTAGATTTATATCCACTATTTAACATTAATATATTAATCATTTTTTGTAAACACCTTTTTAATAAATTTTTACCTTTTTTATATTTTTTTTACTTATATTAAATTTTTTTATAGATAATTTCAATATCTAGGATAATTTAATATTATGCAAATAATGTTGTATAAGTTACACTTTAGTTATTTTAGTTACAACTTTGTCGGTTTACTTTTTCTACTTTCTTCGATATAATTATAATATATTTTTGATACAATTCGACAAAAAGGGGGAATGTTGAAATCATGGTAAAAAAAAGAAAAAAGAAAACTATGGCACTTACTATAATTGTTGTAATAGTTATTGGTATTTTTTCTATGGCATGGGCGGATATGTCCAAGAAAAGAGAAATTAAAGAAACTCAAGAAAAGCTTAAAGCTGAAAAATTAGAAAAAGAAAGAATTGAAAAAGAAAAAAATGAGCCTATCATTGGTGCAAAAAAAGAAGCTGCAAAAGAATATGGATATGACGCAAAATCAGTTTGGGATAAACTTAACAAATACGACTATTCAAATAATGGAGAAAAAATAGTATTCCTTACATTCGATGATGGACCATCTACTACTAATACTCCACAAGTCCTAGATATCTTAAAAAGACACGATGTTAAAGGAACTTTCTTTATTAAGGGGGATTCTCTTGAACGAAAAGGTGCCAATGAAATTTTAAAAAGAACATTTGATGAGGGAAATGCAATAGCTCATCACTCATATTCTCATGACTACAAAAAACTATACCCTGGCAGAAGCCTAAATCTTGATACATTTGTAAATGAACTTAATAAAACAGATGAAGCCATGAAAAAAGTTCTAGGAAAGAATTTTTCATCACATGTAGTTAGATGCCCAGGTGGATATATGTCATGGAAAAATATGGAACCTTTAGGTAACTACTTAAAAGAAAAAAATATGGCATCAATAGACTGGAATGCTCTAAATGCTGATGCAGAAGGTAAAAAGAAAAATGCTCAAGAGTTATTTGAACATGCAAAGAAATCTTCTGAAGGTAAAGAAATAGTTGTACTTTTAATGCATGATACTTATGGAAAGCAAGAAACAGTAAATGCACTAGACCAAATTATAACATATTTTAAAGATAATGGTTACCAATTTAAAACCTTAATATAATAAAAAAGCAAGTTCATTGATTATACTTTTATATAACCAACGAACTTGCTTTTATTTTACTTTACTAACTCTATTTTTACAAATTTTTTCTTTCCTATTTGAACAACAAGTTCGCTTTCTTTAGCAACTGTACTTAAATCTTCCACTTTCTCACCATTTACTTTTACTCCACCTTGAGATGCTAATCTTCTAACTTCACTCTTACTTTTAACAATCTCATTAGAAACTAATACTTCAATTAAATCAAATTCTTCTTGTTTAACTTGAATTGTTTGTATATCTTCAGGTATTTGACCTTTTTGGAATACAGATTTAAACCTTTCCTCAGCTTCTTTAGCAGCTTCTTCTCCATGGTATAAAGTTACTATTTCTCTTGCTAGATTCATTTTTATATCTCTTGGATTTACTGAACCATCTTTTAACTGAGTTTCAATTTTATTAACTTCATCAGGATGAACATCAGTTACTAAATTATAGTATTTAACTATAAGTTCATCAGGAATCTCCATAGATTTTTGGTACATTATTCCAGCTTCTTCATCTATTCCAATATAGTTACCTAAACTCTTACTCATTTTTTCTTTTCCATCTAAACCTTCTATTAAAGGCATCATTATTACTATTTGAGATTCCATACCAAATTCTCTTTGTAAAGATCTTCCCATTAATAAGTTAAATCTTTGGTCAGTTCCACCAAGCTCTATATCAGCTTCTAATGCTATTGAATCATATGCTTGCATCAATGGATAGAAAAATTCATGCACTGATATTGGCATTTGTCCTTCATATCTCTTCTTAAAATCTTCTCTTTCCAACATTCTCGCAACAGTAATAGTTGCAGCTAATTTTATTACATCTTCAAAGTTTAATTTAGCTAGCCATTCACTATTAAATCTTACAATAGTTTTTTCTTTATCTAGAACTTTAAATATTTGTTCTTGATAAGTTTTTGCATTTTCAAGAACTTGCTCTGTTGTTAAAGCTTTTCTAGCTTTAGATTTTCCAGTTGGGTCTCCAATTTTACCTGTAAAATCTCCAATTATAATTACTATTTGATGACCTAAATCTTGTAATTGTTTCATCTTTCTAAGAACTACTGTATGACCTAAGTGTATATCTGGAGCACTTGGATCTAACCCCAATTTTACTATCATAGGTTTTCCTTCTTTTTCTGATTTAATAAGTTTTTCTCTTAGCTCTTTTTCGTCTATTAAGTCGTCTACACCTTTCATAATGATTCGCATTTGCTCGTCTATTGATTTCATTTTCATTCCTCCTAAAATATTTATATAATCTATGATTTTTATTTTTATAATAAAAAAAGCTCTCATCCTATTAAAAGGACGAAAGCATTGCTTACGTGTTACCACCTTAGTTCACTAATATCTCACGATATTAATCTCTGTAGAGTATAATTTGTTTACTCATGTACTATAACGTGTACTATTCCGATATCTCTTAGTGGTTGTTATCTTTCAGAGATATTGCTCCAAGATGTATTCAAACTAAATCAATTTATTCCATTTCACCAAACTGGAACTCTCTGTTAAATAAAATTCAGCTCTACTTCTTCTCTTCACAGCACTTATATATTCAGATTATTTCATCAATTACAAGAAATTTTTCTTAACTTACTCATAATATATTATTATTTTTACATTTTGTCAACCTTTTTTATTATTATATACATGTTTTTTTACATTATACTACTTTTTTATATTTTTTACCAATGTATAAAGTTTATTTTTCAATTAAAATATTTATTTGTTTATCGACAATATTAATTTGAGTCAATCTTATATTCATTTTCTTATTTAAAAATGCATTTATAATTATTAATCCAATAACAGTTATCTTAAACATTAGAAATAAAGATATAACTACTATCAAAAAAGAAATTCTAGCGTATGCTACTTTTCCAAATTTAGTTATTATAAAATTTTGTAGTGACATACAGGAATCTCTAATAACAAAATACATACACAAATATCCAATTGATATAAAAATTGTTTTTAAGTAAACTAACTCAGTTTTAATATTTAATATATTTGTAACTTCAAAAATAGTTAAATAAAACACACACATATAAAAAACTTTCTTTGAGCAACATAAAAATTGATTTAAAAATCTAAAACTCTTAAACACTAGAAACTTTTTTAATGCATTAGAGTTTAAAATATGTAATTTATGTCCCATAATCAAACTTAAAAAGTATATACAAAAAACCATTCCAAAAGGAAATAGTGCTATCAGTAAGTAAAAAATAGAATCTGAGTATTCATTAAAATAAATCAATTTACTATATCCTTGAAATTCTCTCATAAAACTGTATCCTATTAATGCTGAAGCATATATATCAATAAAAACCATTATAATGACTCCAATAATTGAACCATATACTAAATCATCCATAACTGTTGATGATTTACTTATCAAATAACCACATATTATACCAAGTAAGACACTCTGACTTGCCCAAATAGCAGTTCCCAAGTTTCCAAGCACCAAGGAAATTATTAAAAGAGATATAACTCCAGATAAAACAGTATACTTTAAATCACACTTTAAACATATTATACAAAAAAATATTGGCACTATAAAATCTAAATAAATGGCATATCCAAACCCAGTCCCTACAGCTATAATTGTTATTACTATAAATAAAGACGACAATAAAGCCGCTTCAGTTAATTTTTTGGTAGTATTCAAAACAACTTCCTCCACAAACCATAATTTTTCTAACTAATATTTTGTTTTTAATACAGTATAACACTTTTTTAAAATATTTTTAACACATACCTATTTTAATAAAAGTATTACTGTTAAAAATTATAAAATGGTATAATATATCTTAATATTTGGTTTTAATATACTTAGGAGGTAATTATTATGTTTAAAATAAAACACTTTAATGATTTAAGTCTAAATGAGTTTTACGAAATAGCAAAGTCAAGATATGAAGTATTTGCATGCGAACAGAGGATATTTTCATTAAATGATTATGATGATGTAGACAAAAACTCTTATCATATATTTTTAGAAGAGAATGGGTTGATTTGTGCTTATGCCAGAATAATCCCTAAAAAATATAGCTCTTATAATGATGTTTCTATTGGTAGGGTTTTAGTTCTTTCTACTCATCGAAAAAAGGGCTTGGCAAAGAAAATGATGGACTGTGCTATAGACTTTATAAAGGTTAATTTGCATGAAAATAATATAACCTTATCAGCACAGGCTTACATAAAAAATCTTTACTTATCTTGTGGTTTTAAAGAAATTTCAGAAGTGTATGATGAAGCAGGTATTGAACATATTAAAATGAGATTATAGTGTTGACAAGCTAACATTGTTAATATATAATTAAGTCATAAATTAAATATTGAATTGATATCTAGGTATTTGAAAATACCTTATATAAGTCAGAAGGCTTTTGCGCTTTCTGACTTTTTTATTATCAAAATTCAATAATTATATAGATTCAAAATGTTAATTTTTATTCTATATTCTACTTTCCCCAAAAGTAAGAATTATACCCAACTTTGTGATAGGCATATTGCCTATCTTTTTTTTGCAAAAAGTAACAAGGTAATAGCATAGTGCATAGTTTAAAATAAGAAGATTAGCTCAGGCTAAATTTCATGCATGGAGGTGCTACTATGAAAAACCTTAATGATATTCAAGTGAAAAAAACTGTTAAAGTTGAAGATATATTATCTAGTGGTAATTTAAGAGAGAGAATGTTAGCGCTTGGTCTTACTAGAGGAGCTGTTATAGATGTAGTTAGAAAAGGACCAAAAAATAATTTAACTGTCTACAACATCAGAGGTAGCAAGATAGCTCTACGACAAGAAGAAAGTAGACTAATATTAGTTTCTGACATTTAAAATTTTCTAGCAGGAGGATATTAATATGGGTTTAACACACAACTCAACTAAAATGAATTCTTTAAAAGACATGTTTGATATAGATAACAAGGAAGACCAGTTTGTAATTGCACTAGCTGGTAATCCAAATACAGGTAAAAGTACTGTATTTAATCATCTTACTGGACTTAGACAACACACTGGAAATTGGCCAGGAAAAACTGTAGCTACAGCTCGTGGTAATTTCAAATATCAAAATACAGAGTATGCATTAATAGATTTACCAGGAACATATTCTCTATTTGCTTTGTCACAAGAAGAGGTTGTAGCTCGTGATTTTATATGCTTTGGTAATCCAGATGCAGTAATAGTAGTGTGTGATGCTACATGTCTTGAAAGAAATTTAAATTTAGTTTTTCAAGTAATGGAACTCACAGATAAAGTCATTTTGTGTATAAATTTGATAGATGAAGCTAGAAAAAAAGGTATTAATATTAATAAAGATTTCTTAGAGGAATCTCTTGGAATTCCAGTTGTTTTAACTGCTGCAAGAAATGGTTCTGGTATGGGTGAACTATTAGAAATTTTAAATGACGTATCTTTTGATAGATACAAGTTTAATAATAAACCAGTAAAATACAGCGAAAATATAGAAAACACAGTAAAATCAATTCAACCAGAGTTAGATGATATCATGCCAAATATAAATTCTAGGTGGTTGGGTCTTAGACTTATTGATGGCGATGAAAGTATTTTTGAATCTATGAGTAATTATATAGATAAAGATTCTATAGATGCTATTAACGAAGTAAAGAAAAAAGTTCCAAATGATATAAACAAACAGAAGACTAGAGATGAATTTACTAAAATCAATTATGATTATGCTAAAAAATTAAGTGATAAGTGTTGTTCTAATAATGCTAAAAAACCAACAGATAGAGAAGAAAAAGTAGATAAAATATTAACATCTAAAATATTTGGACTTCCAATAATGCTCTTATTATTAGGTACTATACTGTGGATTACTATAGAAGGTGCTAACTATCCATCCACTTTATTATCTAATTTATTACTTGGATTTGAACCAAGTATTTCAAATATATTAAATAGTATTAATTGTCCATTGTGGTTAAATGATATGTTAGTATTAGGATTATATAGAACTTTAGCATGGGTAATTTCTGTAATGTTACCTCCTATGGCAATCTTTTTTCCATTATTCACATTACTTGAGGATTTTGGATATTTGCCAAGAGTTGCATTTAACTTAGACCATCTATTTAAAAAAGCATGTGCTCATGGTAAACAGTGCCTGACTATGTGTATGGGATTTGGATGTAATGCTGCTGGAGTTATTGGTTGTAGAATAATTGACTCTCCAAGAGAAAGACTTATTGCTATACTTACAAATAACTTTGTACCTTGTAATGGTCGTTTTCCTACTTTAATAGCCATATCTACAATATTTTTTAGCTCTGTTGTAACTAGCTCTTTTGTATCTAGTATAGCAACTGCATTTTGTATAACCTTATTAATAATTTTAGGAGTTATAATAACATTGTTGGTTTCTTATACTCTTTCCAAAACATTATTAAAAGGAGTTCCTTCTACATTTACATTAGAACTTCCTCCTTATAGAGTTCCTCAAATAGGTAGAACTTTATATACTTCTATAATAGATAGAACAATATTTGTTTTAGGAAGAGCTGTAATGGTGGCTATACCTGCTGGTGTAATAACTTGGATATTTGCAAATATCTATATAGGAGATTTGAGCATATTATCACATGTTGCAAACTTTTTAGACCCTTTAGCTAAGCTAATTGGCCTAGATGGCTTCATATTAATGGCTTTTATTCTTGGTTTTCCAGCAAATGAGATAGTTGTACCTATACTTTTAATGGCTTATCTAGCAACTGGTTCTATGATAGAATTAGATAGCTTTAGTGCTCTAGGTCAAGTTCTTAGAGAACATGGTTGGACTTATTTAACAGCTTTAAATGTTATGTTATTTAGCTTACTTCATTGGCCTTGTGCAACAACACTTTTAACTATAAAAAGAGAAACTGGAAGTTTAAAATGGACTGCCTTAGGATTTTTAATGCCTACTGTACTTGCTTTTGTTGTTTGTTTTTTAACAACTTTTGTTTATAATTTATTTGTATAATTAGCATTTAGTTAACATTAAACTTTATCCTATAAGTATTATTTAAAAATTCATATACTTTATTATTAAAATAGAGGTATATTCAGGTGATAAGTAAAATTACTTATCACGTGAATATACCTCTATTTTAATTTTTAATTCTTATATAGATATTTGAATTGAAATCTCAGTCATATAATTTTCTTCATTATTTTCGCAAAAAAAGTCAAGTATACTTTCTTCATATGAATTACCAATAATTTTATAGTTATTATCGTATATATATTTTTTTAATTTTTCATAGGACTTATATGAGTCTTCATATCTCCCAATATGCTTTATACACACATACATTCCTTCTGGCTTTATATATAGCTTTTTATCTTTTATTTTTTTATCTATTTTTAAATAAAAACTTGATATACTTAAATATTCTCCATTTTTTATATTTTCATTACTTACTATTGCTCCTAGTTCATACCCCTGATACAGATTTTTTGACTTACAGTAATTTGTAAAATCAATCAATTCCATCATAAAATTGCCATCATTTATACTACTCAAATCACTTGATAATACTAAGTATTCTTCACATCTATTGGATATATAAATTTCTTCATTATATATCTTAGAAATACCTTCAACTGTAGTATTTATCCGGTTTTGTATTTTAGAACTTATTTGTTTTAATTTTTTTATTTTCTCTTTTATCTTTTTTTCTTCTTCTTTAAGCATTTCTACACAATGTTGAGGGCTTCTATTTTTTATATATTCTTTTATCTCTTCTAAACTCATGCCTATTTCTCTTAATGATTGTAATAT
This region includes:
- a CDS encoding NADH peroxidase, giving the protein MKKFVCTVCGYIHEGDAAPAQCPVCKVGADKFEEMKGEMVWADEHRIGVAQGVDAEIIEGLRANFTGECTEVGMYLAMSRQADREGYPEVAEAYKRIAFEEAEHAAKFAELLGEVVVADTKENLRVRVDAEYGATDGKLKLAKRAKELGLDAIHDTVHEMCKDEARHGKAFLGLLNRHFGK
- a CDS encoding DMT family transporter — its product is MQKNKKEGALLKKYFGEIGLIFIAIIWGSGFVATQFALDGGLTPLQIITIRFFLAAVIMNLLFFKQIRANMGKHLLKAGGLLGIFLFLAFTVQTIGLMYTTPSKNAFITAANVVIVPFIGFILYRRKLDKIGLISSLVALVGIGILSLEADFSINFGDLLTLICSFGFAFHIFFTSEFAKDNNPMALTAIQFTVAFLLSLVVQTFAGQLKMEAELSGYMGTIYLAIFSTSIGFLFQTICQKRVDGTRTAIILSTEAIFGTIFSIIILKEPITAKLVIGSILIFGAIITAETKLSFLKSKKVELKESKDSSLESI
- a CDS encoding polysaccharide deacetylase; amino-acid sequence: MVKKRKKKTMALTIIVVIVIGIFSMAWADMSKKREIKETQEKLKAEKLEKERIEKEKNEPIIGAKKEAAKEYGYDAKSVWDKLNKYDYSNNGEKIVFLTFDDGPSTTNTPQVLDILKRHDVKGTFFIKGDSLERKGANEILKRTFDEGNAIAHHSYSHDYKKLYPGRSLNLDTFVNELNKTDEAMKKVLGKNFSSHVVRCPGGYMSWKNMEPLGNYLKEKNMASIDWNALNADAEGKKKNAQELFEHAKKSSEGKEIVVLLMHDTYGKQETVNALDQIITYFKDNGYQFKTLI
- a CDS encoding tyrosine--tRNA ligase, coding for MKSIDEQMRIIMKGVDDLIDEKELREKLIKSEKEGKPMIVKLGLDPSAPDIHLGHTVVLRKMKQLQDLGHQIVIIIGDFTGKIGDPTGKSKARKALTTEQVLENAKTYQEQIFKVLDKEKTIVRFNSEWLAKLNFEDVIKLAATITVARMLEREDFKKRYEGQMPISVHEFFYPLMQAYDSIALEADIELGGTDQRFNLLMGRSLQREFGMESQIVIMMPLIEGLDGKEKMSKSLGNYIGIDEEAGIMYQKSMEIPDELIVKYYNLVTDVHPDEVNKIETQLKDGSVNPRDIKMNLAREIVTLYHGEEAAKEAEERFKSVFQKGQIPEDIQTIQVKQEEFDLIEVLVSNEIVKSKSEVRRLASQGGVKVNGEKVEDLSTVAKESELVVQIGKKKFVKIELVK
- a CDS encoding DUF2232 domain-containing protein produces the protein MNTTKKLTEAALLSSLFIVITIIAVGTGFGYAIYLDFIVPIFFCIICLKCDLKYTVLSGVISLLIISLVLGNLGTAIWASQSVLLGIICGYLISKSSTVMDDLVYGSIIGVIIMVFIDIYASALIGYSFMREFQGYSKLIYFNEYSDSIFYLLIALFPFGMVFCIYFLSLIMGHKLHILNSNALKKFLVFKSFRFLNQFLCCSKKVFYMCVFYLTIFEVTNILNIKTELVYLKTIFISIGYLCMYFVIRDSCMSLQNFIITKFGKVAYARISFLIVVISLFLMFKITVIGLIIINAFLNKKMNIRLTQINIVDKQINILIEK
- a CDS encoding GNAT family N-acetyltransferase — protein: MFKIKHFNDLSLNEFYEIAKSRYEVFACEQRIFSLNDYDDVDKNSYHIFLEENGLICAYARIIPKKYSSYNDVSIGRVLVLSTHRKKGLAKKMMDCAIDFIKVNLHENNITLSAQAYIKNLYLSCGFKEISEVYDEAGIEHIKMRL
- a CDS encoding ferrous iron transport protein A, which translates into the protein MKNLNDIQVKKTVKVEDILSSGNLRERMLALGLTRGAVIDVVRKGPKNNLTVYNIRGSKIALRQEESRLILVSDI
- the feoB gene encoding ferrous iron transport protein B — protein: MGLTHNSTKMNSLKDMFDIDNKEDQFVIALAGNPNTGKSTVFNHLTGLRQHTGNWPGKTVATARGNFKYQNTEYALIDLPGTYSLFALSQEEVVARDFICFGNPDAVIVVCDATCLERNLNLVFQVMELTDKVILCINLIDEARKKGININKDFLEESLGIPVVLTAARNGSGMGELLEILNDVSFDRYKFNNKPVKYSENIENTVKSIQPELDDIMPNINSRWLGLRLIDGDESIFESMSNYIDKDSIDAINEVKKKVPNDINKQKTRDEFTKINYDYAKKLSDKCCSNNAKKPTDREEKVDKILTSKIFGLPIMLLLLGTILWITIEGANYPSTLLSNLLLGFEPSISNILNSINCPLWLNDMLVLGLYRTLAWVISVMLPPMAIFFPLFTLLEDFGYLPRVAFNLDHLFKKACAHGKQCLTMCMGFGCNAAGVIGCRIIDSPRERLIAILTNNFVPCNGRFPTLIAISTIFFSSVVTSSFVSSIATAFCITLLIILGVIITLLVSYTLSKTLLKGVPSTFTLELPPYRVPQIGRTLYTSIIDRTIFVLGRAVMVAIPAGVITWIFANIYIGDLSILSHVANFLDPLAKLIGLDGFILMAFILGFPANEIVVPILLMAYLATGSMIELDSFSALGQVLREHGWTYLTALNVMLFSLLHWPCATTLLTIKRETGSLKWTALGFLMPTVLAFVVCFLTTFVYNLFV
- a CDS encoding MerR family transcriptional regulator, which translates into the protein MEKQYFTTGEFAKLCGVSKQTLIFYDKIGIFSPEYKDKNNYRYYSVYQYDTLDILQSLREIGMSLEEIKEYIKNRSPQHCVEMLKEEEKKIKEKIKKLKQISSKIQNRINTTVEGISKIYNEEIYISNRCEEYLVLSSDLSSINDGNFMMELIDFTNYCKSKNLYQGYELGAIVSNENIKNGEYLSISSFYLKIDKKIKDKKLYIKPEGMYVCIKHIGRYEDSYKSYEKLKKYIYDNNYKIIGNSYEESILDFFCENNEENYMTEISIQISI